In a single window of the Labeo rohita strain BAU-BD-2019 chromosome 23, IGBB_LRoh.1.0, whole genome shotgun sequence genome:
- the wu:fb74b10 gene encoding uncharacterized protein wu:fb74b10 isoform X2: MEEELHEVQNNISGRCRSSKTEAVATRVASLRTQYARLRKPKPKGSDNKPLTMRQRWLLRALDFLKPHIVHRRSENTLGLPSSDKVEDDDSDELMQETDKEVDSFDSISVCLSPMPGTPDTGIPEETASYSLSPRSTSGKRSRTSESDIELQKLEVLKQMSAKVLENPTPDAAAVFASQVAMEYRLLSDPTVQMRVRRQIMALLYEAQDSERRSRQTKKHEQRELKTEEDVTWINTNI, encoded by the exons ctgagGCGGTGGCAACCAGGGTTGCATCTCTAAGGACTCAATATGCCAGACTAAGGAAACCAAAACCAAAAGGGAGTGATAATAAGCCCCTCACGATGAGGCAGCGGTGGCTCCTGAGGGCCCTCGACTTCCTGAAGCCGCACATCGTTCATCGGCGAAGCGAGAACACT CTGGGTTTGCCGTCCTCTGATAAAGTGGAGGACGACGATTCTGATGAGCTGATGCAGGAGACGGACAAAGAAGTGGACAGTTTTGACTCCATCAGCGTGTGTCTCTCCCCGATGCCCGGCACTCCAGACACCGGCATCCCCGAGGAAACCGCCTCGTACTCGCTCTCGCCCCGCAGCACGTCCGGCAAACGCAGCCGCACCTCCGAATCGGACATCGAGCTGCAGAAGCTGGAGGTGTTGAAGCAGATGTCCGCTAAAGTCCTGGAGAACCCGACTCCGGACGCCGCCGCCGTCTTCGCCAGCCAGGTGGCGATGGAGTACCGGCTGCTGAGCGACCCGACCGTCCAGATGCGCGTCCGCCGGCAGATCATGGCTCTTCTTTACGAAGCGCAGGATTCAGAAAGACGCTCACGACAGACCAAGAAACACGAACAGAGAGAACTCAAAACAGAGGAGGACGTTACTTGGATTAACACTAATATATAA